From a region of the Chroicocephalus ridibundus chromosome 8, bChrRid1.1, whole genome shotgun sequence genome:
- the RAI1 gene encoding retinoic acid-induced protein 1 isoform X2 — translation MQSFRERCGFHGNQQSYQPTSQDTSRLENYRHQSQAGPNCERQRLVAKEYYSQQQLPYSGYENSAVEKYHRGNKQLAGQQLQGRPAFSNYAVQENSPYPARYSGDESLQAWGGQPQALPGGVAKYEDSLMKKTAALAGGRAYHEPAAAPLPFRTHFQQQQQQQQQQQQQPQQQQQPALPYPKLQRQKLPNDVSSPMPFSQSPHFGQHSQSFPASSTYSSVPGGSQPAHSYKSCTAPSGQPPLERPLGSAASLAPGPRVPNLHGYQPNRIGYEQPPQPPPQPPQPPPPQPPQPPQPPQPPQPLQGRHHAPETLHYQNLAKYQHYNQPGQTYCQGDAPPVRTPEQYYQTFSPSASHSPARSVGRSPSYSSTPSPLMPNLENFQYSQQPLSAGSFPAGITDHSHFMPLLNPSPTDGTSPDAQSGNCKNLQKEKLPENLLSDLSLQSLTALTSQVENISNTVQQLLLSKAAVPQKKGIKNPARTPEQLKGQHCSPESSTYSAEQVGTPLSDPLSTPQSVHAETQDADYLSGSEDQLERSFLYCNQNRSPARVNSNSKAKPESVSTCSVTSPDDMSTKSDDSFQSIHASLPLETFTKYVTNERDCPRLLLSALSQEELASEIIVLQDAISEKADKAWANSPMLSKEATKSPFQLENHRPCLDSMVKGTWPSQGDSSTLTEPLKLDKASGASAGKDFGEEVYEGPQVEFTAAETKDALKETAPLAFNSKPSIPAATSSAGAASYSCYSNTTANSVGSENAMEHFEWPEESLGEACLRWKDLQATDLPKGLFPSKLVGSCKEKKNACGLDLCDGEQPAKSEPARDFGQQAMEEEEETLTYDEAAKADSERWLQDTRHCCSTGDFSEIPIISSPELKESDLEAEEYSSLCELAGSEQKSVAYDASPPKPPEMPAVLSSSEVPVSAEETVSTVEKESSAPASRLSGQSVILLGPAVGTETKVKSWFKSSLPHIQPEEESGGGETSHTEVANAESAPSVTVKQQLTPENTLGKTEPISRGKSLRNKRVHCRLPEGDGPGSAVPSPFDDLPAAGSMASVCLGPDGQAEIQSKNAHSQTPRFPAEGLPARMCTRSFTALAEPRAPAPLEGLKAPTHQEKLGKKPACGVKQRVAFKARKRSSRPAPKVVQNASDATLLVPSLVAAEEVVGPTPTEGDVVEAGERDQRSMILRSRTKTQEVFYTKRRRGKRAADVRLKNCKAPKKLISNNHLPPAFKLAAPSSPHKEGKVGARMKLPKAAPGMGGKMSERPLHSLKRKSTFMSPIPAKKRNLVLRSNSGGVKEEKPEGPPSLFKKMPVAKKVKAKLPPKSSGEAVPKPPPPKEAPDVCIKITSRAAFQEATKTKVLPPRKGRGLKLEAIVQKITSPNLKKFACKPAATAAVAATVAAYSTSLSPVGAERERAVKHSGVAPVVGDVRLPKPAATQKVPAMPTAEQLCRNPNGRAPKGKLGGGKKLSIDGCQGEACALAPGAQPSSTMVAKNLGLLPKKRNRKGKAAALGMAKAPLGPAPPPPHPRERAAGPGGGEEAPREGKKPKTEEKEVGGGDGPPEGRSTTGTARGPKPRANHSNYNGYSKRQRKRLAHGKAKAVPARCKSRGKRRRQAQQAPLLHPAEPEIRLKYISCKRLRADSRGPPFVPYVRVERRGEFTTACTVVNSPGEEARLQRGPAGPAPRPRAALPASSTMHMGPVVSKALSAACLVCCLCRNPANYKDLGDLCGPYYPEDCLPKKKSRLKEKARAEGPGEDAIPPAAAERAPRGAEGGCGAGSKAARPEVAAEAAKQSSLRSSPRGMFRRLQSCYCCDERTEGEEAAEKPRRHECHKAESPPQEPAGDTQEHWLHEACAVWTAGVFLVAGKLYGLQEAVKAAADLCSSCQQAGATVGCCQKGCPHTYHYACAVDTGCLLTEESFSLKCPKHKRQPV, via the exons ATGCAGTCCTTTCGAGAAAGGTGTGGTTTCCATGGCAACCAGCAGAGCTACCAGCCGACTTCACAAGATACATCACGCCTGGAGAATTACAGGCATCAAAGTCAGGCAGGGCCGAACTGCGAGCGGCAGAGGCTGGTGGCGAAGGAGTACTACAGTCAGCAGCAACTGCCGTACTCGGGCTATGAGAACAGCGCCGTGGAGAAATACCACCGGGGAAACAAGCAAttagcagggcagcagctgcaagGCAGGCCGGCCTTTTCCAATTACGCCGTGCAGGAGAACAGCCCCTACCCGGCCCGTTATTCAGGGGACGAGAGCTTGCAGGCCTGGGGTGGCCAGCCGCAGGCGCTGCCCGGTGGCGTGGCCAAGTATGAGGACAGCCTGATGAAGAAGACGGCAGCgttggcgggcgggcgggcatACCATgagccggcggccgccccgctgcCCTTCCGGACtcacttccagcagcagcagcagcagcagcagcagcagcagcaacagccgcagcagcagcagcagcccgcgCTCCCCTACCCCAAGCTGCAGCGACAGAAGCTGCCGAATGACGTCTCCTCGCCCATGCCCTTCTCGCAGAGCCCCCACTTCGGGCAGCACTCACAGTCCTTCCCCGCCTCCTCCACCTACTCCTCGGTGCCGGGGGGCAGCCAGCCGGCACACTCCTACAAGAGCTGCACGGCACCCTCGGGGCAGCCGCCGCTGGAGCGGCCCctgggcagcgctgccagcctggcccccggcccccgcgtGCCCAACCTGCATGGCTACCAGCCCAACCGAATCGGCTACgagcagcccccgcagcccccgccgcagcccccgcagccgccgccaccGCAGCCACCGCAGCCGCCAcagcccccgcagccgccgcAGCCCTTGCAAGGGCGGCATCATGCCCCAGAGACCCTCCACTACCAAAACCTGGCCAAGTACCAACATTACAACCAGCCAGGCCAGACCTACTGCCAGGGCGACGCGCCGCCCGTCCGGACGCCGGAGCAGTACTACCAGACCTTCAGCCCCAGCGCCAGCCACTCACCGGCTCGTTCCGTTGGCAGGTCCCCATCCTACAGCTCCACTCCCTCCCCACTGATGCCCAACCTGGAGAACTTCCAGTACAGCCAGCAGCCGCTGAGCGCTGGCTCCTTCCCGGCCGGCATCACCGACCACAGCCATTTCATGCCACTGCTGAACCCTTCTCCCACCGATGGGACGAGCCCAGATGCTCAATCCGGGAACTGCAAGAACTTGCAGAAGGAGAAGCTGCCCGAAAACCTGCTGTCGGACCTGAGCTTGCAGAGCCTGACGGCGCTCACCTCCCAGGTGGAGAACATCTCCAACACcgtccagcagctgctgctctccaaagCGGCTGTGCCCCAGAAAAAGGGCATCAAGAACCCGGCGAGGACCCCCGAGCAGCTCAAGGGGCAGCACTGCAGCCCTGAGAGCAGCACCTACTCAGCAGAGCAGGTGGGGACCCCCCTGTCCGACCCACTCAGCACCCCCCAGTCCGTCCACGCCGAGACGCAGGACGCCGACTATCTCAGCGGGTCAGAGGACCAGCTGGAGAGGAGTTTCCTGTACTGCAACCAGAACCGCAGCCCTGCCCGCGTCAACAGCAACTCCAAGGCGAAGCCTGAGTCGGTGTCCACCTGCTCTGTGACCTCCCCAGATGACATGTCCACCAAATCGGACGACTCCTTCCAGAGCATTCACGCCAGCCTGCCCCTGGAGACCTTCACCAAGTACGTGACCAACGAACGGGACTGTCCCCGGCTGCTCCTCAGCGCCCTgtcccaggaggagctggcttCTGAGATCATTGTCCTGCAGGATGCCATCAGTGAGAAGGCAGACAAAGCCTGGGCCAACTCTCCCATGCTGAGCAAGGAAGCCACCAAGTCCCCGTTCCAGCTGGAGAACCACCGGCCCTGCCTAGACTCCATGGTGAAGGGCACCTGGCCCAGCCAGGGTGACTCCAGCACGCTCACCGAGCCCCTCAAGCTGGACAAGGCTTCGGGGGCCAGCGCGGGGAAGGACTTTGGTGAGGAGGTTTACGAGGGTCCCCAGGTGGAGTTCACAGCTGCTGAGACCAAGGATGCGCTGAAGGAGACTGCCCCGCTGGCCTTCAATTCCAAGCCCAGCATCCCAGCGGCGACATCGAGCGCAGGGGCCGCCAGCTACAGCTGCTACTCAAACACCACCGCCAACTCGGTGGGGTCTGAGAACGCCATGGAGCACTTCGAGTGGCCGGAGGAGAGCCTGGGTGAGGCGTGCCTGAGGTGGAAGGATCTGCAAGCCACCGACCTCCCCAAGGGCTTGTTCCCCAGCAAATTGGTGGGCtcctgcaaggagaaaaaaaatgcctgtggcTTGGATCTGTGCGATGGTGAGCAGCCGGCCAAGAGTGAGCCGGCCCGGGACTTTGGCCAGCaggcgatggaggaggaggaggaaacgcTGACCTACGATGAAGCAGCAAAGGCAGACAGCGAGAGGTGGCTGCAGGACACCCGGCATTGCTGCTCGACAGGGGACTTCAGCGAGATCCCCATCATCTCCTCGCCAGAGCTGAAGGAGTCGGACCTGGAGGCGGAGGAGTACTCCTCGCTCTGCGAGCTGGCCGGCTCGGAGCAGAAGTCGGTGGCATATGACGCCTCGCCGCCCAAGCCCCCGGAGATGCCCGCCGTGCTGTCCTCCAGCGAGGTGCCCGTGTCCGCCGAGGAGACTGTCAGCACAGTAGAAAAGGAAAGCTCAGCTCCAGCCTCGCGCCTCTCCGGCCAGTCCGTCATCCTGCTGGGCCCTGCCGTGGGCACAGAGACCAAGGTGAAAAGCTGGTTCAagtcctccctgccccacatccaGCCTGAGGAGGAGAGCGGTGGAGGGGAGACGTCCCACACGGAGGTGGCCAATGCTGAATCCGCCCCGTCAGTCACAGTGAAGCAGCAACTCACCCCCGAAAACACGCTGGGGAAGACGGAGCCTATCTCACGGGGCAAGAGCCTCCGCAACAAGAGGGTCCACTGCCGGCTGCCGGAGGGAGACGGCCCTGGCAGCGCCGTGCCAAGTCCTTTCGATGACCTGCCGGCAGCCGGCAGCATGGCCAGCGTCTGCCTCGGGCCAGACGGCCAGGCGGAGATACAGAGCAAGAACGCCCACAGCCAAACGCCCCGTTTTCCAGCTGAGGGTCTGCCGGCACGCATGTGCACCCGCTCCTTCACTGCCCTCGCCGAGCCCcgtgccccggccccgctggaGGGGCTGAAGGCCCCCACGCaccaggagaagctggggaagaagCCCGCTTGCGGCGTGAAGCAGCGGGTGGCTTTCAAAGCCAGGAAGCGCAGCAGTCGGCCGGCCCCCAAGGTGGTCCAAAACGCCAGCGATGCCACCCTCCTGGTGCCGAGCTTGGTGGCGGCAGAGGAGGTGGTGGGGCCAACACCGACGGAGGGGGACGTggtggaggctggggagagggaccAGCGGTCGATGATCCTGCGCTCCCGGACAAAGACACAGGAGGTTTTCTATACCAAGAGGCGGCGGGGCAAGCGGGCGGCCGATGTCCGGCTGAAGAACTGCAAGGCGCCCAAGAAGCTCATCTCCAACAACCATCTCCCACCCGCCTTCAAGCTGGCAGCCCCGAGCAGCCCCCACAAGGAGGGCAAGGTGGGCGCTCGGATGAAGCTGCCCAAAGCAGCGCCGGGCATGGGTGGCAAGATGTCCGAGCGGCCCCTGCACTCGCTGAAGAGGAAGTCCACCTTCAtgtcccccatccctgccaaGAAGAGGAACCTGGTCCTGCGGAGCAACAGTGGTGGCGTGAAGGAGGAGAAGCCAGAGGGCCCCCCCAGTCTCTTCAAGAAGAtgcctgtggccaagaaggtgaAAGCCAAGCTGCCCCCCAAGAGCTCCGGCGAAGccgtccccaagccccccccgcCAAAGGAGGCCCCTGATGTCTGCATCAAGATCACCTCCCGGGCGGCCTTCCAGGAGGCCACCAAGACCAAAGTGCTGCCTCCCCGCAAAGGCCGCGGCCTCAAGCTGGAGGCCATCGTCCAGAAGATCACCTCACCCAACCTGAAGAAGTTTGCCTGCAAACCGGCAGCCACGGCAGCAGTGGCGGCCACGGTGGCTGCCTACAGCACCTCCCTGAGCCCGGTGGGGGCGGAGAGGGAGCGGGCGGTGAAGCACAGCGGGGTGGCCCCAGTGGTGGGTGACGTGAGGCTGCCCAAGCCGGCGGCGACGCAGAAGGTGCCCGCCATGCCGACGGCCGAGCAGCTCTGCCGAAACCCCAACGGCCGAGCACCGAAGGGCAAGCTGGGCGGTGGGAAGAAGCTCTCCATCGATGGCTGCCAGGGGGAGGCCTGTGCACTGGCCCCtggggcacagcccagctccaCTATGGTGGCCAAGAACCTGGGGCTCCTGCCCAAGAAGAGGAACCGTAAGGGCAAAGCGGCGGCGCTGGGCATGGCCAAGGCACCCCTGGGCCCTGCGCCGCCACCACCGCACCCCCGGGAGCGTGCGGCCGGCCcaggcggcggggaggaggcacCGCGGGAGGGCAAGAAACCAAAGACcgaggagaaggaggtggggggCGGCGATGGCCCCCCTGAGGGACGCTCCACTACCGGGACGGCGCGGGGGCCTAAGCCGCGGGCCAACCACTCCAACTACAACGGCTACTCCAAGCGGCAGCGGAAGCGTCTGGCCCACGGCAAGGCCAAGGCGGTGCCGGCGCGGTGCAAGAGCCGCGGCAAGCGGCGGCGGCAGGCCCAGCAGGCCCCGCTGCTGCACCCCGCCGAGCCCGAGATCCGCCTCAAGTACATCTCCTGCAAGCGGCTGCGGGCGGACAGCCGGGGACCCCCCTTCGTCCCCTACGTCCGCGTGGAGCGGCGCGGCGAGTTCACCACCGCCTGCACCGTCGTCAACTCACCCGGCGAGGAGGCCAGGCTGCAACGGGGACCGGCTGGGCCCGCGCCGCGACCgcgggcagccctgcccgcctcCTCCACCATGCACATGGGGCCGGTGGTGTCGAAGGCGCTGAGTGCCGCCTGCCTGGTCTGCTGCCTGTGCCGCAACCCCGCCAACTACAAGGACCTGGGGGACCTCTGCGGGCCCTACTACCCCGAGGACTGCCTGCCCAAGAAGAAGTCGCGGCTGAAGGAGAAGGCGCGGGCAGAGGGGCCGGGCGAGGACGCCATCCCGCCCGCTGCGGCCGAGCGGGCGCCGCGAGGGGCAGAGGGCGGCTGTGGCGCCGGCAGCAAGGCGGCGCGGCCGGAGGTTGCCGCCGAGGCGGCCAAGCAGAGCTCGCTGCGTTCCAGCCCGCGGGGCATGTTCCGTAGGCTGCAGAGCTGCTACTGCTGTGACGAGAGGACAGAGGGCGAGGAGGCGGCCGAAAAGCCCCGGCGGCATGAATGTCACAAGGCCGAGTCCCCGCCGCAGGAGCCGGCGGGCGACACGCAGGAGCACTGGCTGCACGAGGCCTGTGCCGTATGGACCGCTGGGGTTTTCCTGGTGGCGGGGAAGCTCTACGGGCTGCAGGAGGCTGTCAAGGCGGCTGCCGACCTG TGCTCGAGCTGCCAGCAAGCGGGAGCCACTGTGGGCTGCTGCCAGAAGGGGTGTCCCCACACCTACCACTACGCGTGTGCCGTCGACACAG GTTGCTTATTAACCGAAGAGAGCTTCTCTCTGAAATGTCCCAAACATAAG AGGCAGCCGGTgtag